From the Colius striatus isolate bColStr4 chromosome 6, bColStr4.1.hap1, whole genome shotgun sequence genome, the window CTTTCTTCAATTTACTATCTTGGCAAGTAGAATGCCTAGGATTCATAGTATCTGTCCAAGATGTGGAAATATCACCTTGCTTGTTATAAATAGGGAAATTAATGCAGAATTATTGCTAAAAAGAAGGCCTTAAATAAGTATTTGACCATCTATTTTGAATAATTCTTATTTGCATATGGGAAGAGTCAAGAAATTTTGTTTAAACCATTAAGTCAGTCTAGGATGTGGTCACAAAATTATCTTTCTTAACTGAATTAAAGAACCATTTTGATTGGacaaggcctttaagatcataatgtccaatcactaacctaacacaGCCAAGGCCACCaccaaaccatatccctcagcacctccaaGGGTGCTGAGTGTaccacctcactgggcagcccattccagtgtctTAACaactctcagtaaaaaagttcttcctaatctccaatctaaacctcctctggcataatgtgaggctatttcctcttgtcttgctACTTgcaagaagagactgaccctcaactcactacagcctcctgttaggtagttgtacagagtgatcatgtctcccgtcagcctcctccaggctaaacaccccaagttccctcagccactcctcatcagacttgtgctccagacccttcaccagctttgttgcccatttctggacactctccagcacctcagtgtcctttttGTAGTGagaagcccaaaactgaacacagtatttgaggtgcagcctcaccagcgctgagtacagggagacaatcacttccctggtcctgctggccactctatttctgatacaggctaggatgcctttggccttcttggccacctgggcacactactggctcatgttcaggcaCCTGTCAACCAATaaccccaggtccttttctgtcaGACAGCTTTCAAGCCATTCTGCCCCAAGCCTATATTGTTGCATgtggttgttgtggcccaagtgcggAAGCTAGCACTTGGCTGTGTTAAACCTTatacaactggcctcagcccattgctccagcccatccaggtccctctgaagagccttcctcccctcaagcaggtctacattcccacccaacttggtgtcatctgcaaactgaggGTGAACTTGATCCCCTCATTCAGACCATTGATAAAGGTGTTAGAACAGGCCTCAACACTGAGCTTTGGTTACACTGCTGGTGACCTGGCAACAACTGGACCTAATTCCATTTGCCACCACTTGCTGAGCCTGGCCATTCAGACAGCGTTCTACCCAATGAAAAGTACAACTGAAGATTTAAATGGTATTGTTTGCTGATAGTGAACATTTACTGATCCAGTCATTTTTAAGGATTCTTCTCATAAAGCTTTCTTTACATCATAGTTATTATTGCTAGTGTTTTTGTAGATTTCTGGATGTCAGCCCGCTCCTGAAGGATACTCTCCAACGCTcaagtggcagcagcagcaagtggCCAATTTCTCAGCTGTTCGTCAGGTACAAAATGGTGTGTTTGAGGGCACTTTCACTGTCTAGATGGAATTCATCTGTGTTTTACAGGAACAACGTTTTATCTGGTGTAAAAAACATTATGCTTTATGGTCAGACAGATGTTTGTAGGcatgtgtttttgttttcttgaaaaataacaGTGTTACTGTGTGGCTTTTAAACCTCAGATAAAACTCCTGAGGGAgttatgtttaaaaacaaattcttCAACAAAAATATGTCAGTATATAGATTAAACAATATATAGTAGCTGATGAGGACAGAAATCCCTAAGATGTTATGCCATTATATTCAAACCTAGTGCTAgtagaaatgttttctgtagaACTCAACATTAACTGAAAACCAAGTGGATTCTAACCCACCTGGAGATTGATGTCCACAGAGCATGCTCTCCATttgggaatcatagaatggtaggggttggaagggacctttagagatcatctactccagcccccctgcagaagcagggtcacctagatcaggtcgcataggaacatgtccaggcgggtcttggagacctccaaggaaggagactccacaacccctctgggcagcctgtgccactgctctgtcaccctcacagtgaaaaaatactgtTGACTGTGGTGACACTCACTATGAGGAGAAATGTGTTAATGCACCCAAATTTTTCTTACTGCATTTATCCCTTGCTCTTAGataacagaacaaaaatggaCAATTGAGCAGTCTCTGTCCACAGTTCAAACAGGGTGAAATGTAAAACATAATGAACATGTAGGTAGAGATCATTTATCATTCCAGTACTGTGGAAAGCATATATACATTGCGTTGATACTGCATTGTATGAATGCTTCAAGTAACTGAAGTATAACCATATGCACTGAACTTTACATGAGCTCATTTACCCTGTTTTTTTCATGAGGTAAATCAGTAGAGATCTGTAGTACTGCATCTACATTGTAACATTAACTGAGTTAGTCCCAGTTTCTATAAGGTATCACATTGCATACTGTTTATTAAGCATAATCTAAGTTTCAGTAGAACTAAGGAAACTGTCATGAGAATGTCCTAAcaaatatttcaggaaaaaaagggcatCAGAAGTCACTTGTTCAAATACAGTGCATCACCTGCTGTTACTTTCAGTGTTCCCAGTGGTCATTTTGTACTGCTATAACAGGATATTGAGTCTGGGAAATATGAGAATATCCTAAAACAAAAATTGGGTTTgaggaaaaaacttcttctgTTACACAAAGTTTACACCACTGTACAGGAAACTGTGAAACAGACCAGTTTGTCTTAGATGGCATCTCTGTGAGGCAGAAGAAACACATTAGGAAAGCACACTGGCCTTCTTTCTAGTGGTTCTGTACTGCATTTCTACAGATACAGACCACTGTTGTAAATGGTAGGGAAATGGAAATTTGTGTGTGCTTTTCAactaaataattattttcttcacttgTTATACTAAGAAAAGTCTAGAAGACTATTAAAGCTTACTACCTCAGATTGTATAAGTAGAAATTATTAAGTAGATTTCAGCTTTAACCTTACTCCCAAAAATCTAGCATGAGCAATCCAGCATTTCCCATGCCTCTTAGTATAAATGTAACTATTTAGTCAGTTTTACCTCTACTGATTCATAGAACATCGTAAAagattttatacattttaagaGTAAAGAAGAGCAATTATGAGTAAGATAAAATAACTGCAAAGTTAAActgtgatttggttttgtttgataACTCAGAGCCTGAACAAGCACAGAAATCACTGGAGGTCACAACATTTGGACAGCAATGTTACTATGGTGAGTAGAATCCATAACAGTGCTGTGGTTTTCTTCTAGTCATTAAATTTGTGGTTAACTTCACTTTACAGTTCAATGCAACAGCTTGAAACTATTATCAAGTCTTCAGTATCTTCAAGATGGTGTTATGTcacagttttcatttatttttatttactttagcCAAAATCAGAGGATGAAGAAGGCTGGAAGAAGTTCTGCTTGGGGGAAAAAGTATACTCTGAAATAGATGCACTATCTGATAACGAAAATCTAGGAATTGATTACATAAGGGTGAGTATAGGCTGCCTATCTGATTTTTAGCTACTATTTTAAAGGAtaacttccagaaaaaaatcctactgaTTATTACCAATTTATGCTAAACAGAAAGCAGACTCTTTGGTGAGCCCAGAAAGTTCCTGTTTTTGGATGTTTTAAGTAGAAAGTGAGCGAAGCAAAGAACAAATCTCTTCAGACAAATAGTTGAAGAGTTGCTTCATCTGTTATCATCTGAAGTGCACTACTTTGCTGCTCGCTGAACTGAGAAGAAAGCTTTCTGCATAGCCTGCTTTAGTGTTTTGTTGAATGGTGGTATGTGGTTCCTCTCCTCATCTGTGCTATCCTACAAATGTGGCCTTCACTGCATCATTTTGAACAAGTCTTTAACAGTAAAAGCAAGTTCTTTGATACTGTCTTGGCTTCATCTGggatagttaattttcttcctagcaggTGGTACAGTACTGTGTtctggatttagtgtgagaatcatgttgataacacactgatgttttgagTTGTTGCTAAGAAGTGCTCGTTCTCCTCTGCATCCCACTGGGAGGAGGGGGAGTAAGCCAGCACTGCATGGTGgttagctgctggctggggttaaaccacaagaGATACCAAATTTGACTGGACCTTATCATGAACTTGCttgaagattattttttaaaatagatttcagAGCTCAGAAGAGACTTTCAATTTAGTACAAATGTCTAAGCATCACATTAAAATGGTAGTGTGTTCCAAATCAGAACAGAAATGTTTGATAATGTCACTATTTTCCAACTTGATCTTTTCAGGTGGGATTTCCCCCTTTGCTAAGTATTGTAAGCAGAATGAGTCAGGTAAGCCTACCTCTTAGAATTGCACAGTGACAATGCATaaactattattttttattctatcaGTCGCAGAagtctttcttatttttctgcctAGAGTAGGCAATTGTTTATTACAACTGCTATTGATTGTACAATTACAAGGAAAACACGTTATCATTATCTCACCTTCAGCTACAAACAACTTTACTAGTGGATATATTATTACTAGTGTTATGagcatttattttgtctttgtaaTTTATGTAATGTTTGGATTTTTGCTGAATGCCCCATTAGGTGCTTGACagtgttttaagatttctcATTTACTATTTTAATTGTGGTCCCTCAACTTGATTGTGAACTCTCACATACATGGCAAAGCTGGAAGAATCACTTAATTTTCCTTCAATACTCGTTTCGACTAGTCACCTTTACACAGAAACAACCAGTCAGTGTGATGCCTCTTTCCTAACCTGTAGCTACTTACCCATAACTTTCAGTTAACTTAATTTTATATAAAGTTCTTTCCAGGAACTGGTGCTTTAACACTTGCTCTACCCTTACGTAACTTCAGCCTGGAATAAATATCATACAGTGTCACAGTAGAGTAGAAATACATAAtgtagttgggttttttttaacatactgCTTTTAATATAATAACTTTTCAGGTAGAAAGGCAGCAAACCAAAGTATTTCATGTGTTGTATTgtctctttttgttcttttcaagGCAACAGTAACCAGTGTCTTAGAATACCTGGTAGGCTGgtttggagagaaaaaatttACTCCAGAActggtaatttttttaatttattctaaCTACTTGCACATCAATGCATTAAACAAGGGATAAACTGTTTATAGTTTTCcatgaaattattttagtttatAGAGTTCTGTAGATGCTTGTATTTAGTTATTTTCAAAACCTTCATTAGATACTAAAATGAGTATTCACGGAACTTTCTGGAAGGCTAATTACAAAACATGACAGATGCAGATCTATCAAGAATTGGCAACTCCCTCTCCTTTTTATCACTCTCCATACTTACGTAAACCACAAGGTTAGATGCCTGttggtgctggggagagggtgaAACTGCAGCAGTTTTGTGGTTCTGACCAGTTTAGGCTGCCAGGGTGCTGCACACTGTATTTCTCAATACCTCCATTTTCGTGTGGAGATGTGTGACAGTGTACTGGCAAAGACACGTTTAATCTTTCCATGTGCAGCACAGATCAGAAAGCTCAGCTGCATTAGTGTGGTGACAAATCAAACCTAGTAAGAAATTCTAATCGATAGTTACATTAGCATGGAGTTTGGCCACAGCTAGATGGACAAGCTACATAATGGCATCGTATCTACGAGAGAACTCAGTGGATTCACCTCGTCTCATTCAGTACCACAAAGcaaaagtcacagaaaaatTACTTGCATAACACTAACCacagtttctttatttttcagtcacTTAAAGGCCCTGTCCTTCTCTGTAGggctgtttcatttttaaccAATATGCTGCAGAGAATGTGCATGTTGACTTTCAGTTTATTCCTATAATAAAAGCCACTAGACACTGGAATTAAATGAAGAAGTTAGACTGGTAGCAGAAGTTAAATTTGTAAGAAAGTGAAGTAAAAACAACAGACATGTTTTCACAGTGGTGCAAATCTTAAAGCTGATTTAACACTATTAATTCCAGTGTTCCAACATGATACATTCATTCATCAGGAACGTTTTTCCACAGTTTATGAAGTTCAAAACGAATAGTCAAGTAATAATCTTTTAGATATTACTAAAATAATCCTTTCCTCAGACATTAATAGCATAAGCTGTATTCATTTATGTCCTGGCTAgtatgtcaggaaaaaaaaaaaaagtcaggaaatcCAGGAGTACTGCTCACAAGCAGCTTATTTAGAGACACAAAATTTTACTCCATAATGTCTAGTTCAGCTTTCAAACTTTTCTATTTTGGCAGTAgcatttaaatgtaattttgttGGCGAGCTACGCTCCAGGCCAGCACTATATAAAAAAACTGCACAAAACTTCAAGGAAATGCTCATAATTAAAACTCTGTTATTTGAATCCACACAGGGCAGATGGTTTTATGCACTGTTGGCATGCCTTGAAAAACCTTTGCTACCTGAAGCCCATTCCCTTATTCGACAGCTGGCAAGACGATGCTCAGAAGTCAGAGTACTAGAGGTAAGATTTGATACAACTTTGCGTGAAAGACTTGCTGAACTTCGCAGATTACTAGGATGATTTTTCAATTCTCAAAATCTCGCTAAGTAATTTTTCATGTCCTAAGTTTGCTTGAGAATGAAGGGAAGGCTACAGGCAGGTAATATGCCATGTAACAGCTTTTTTGTTTGACACAGGTAACAAAATAACTGCTGTAATGTTTATTTGTCTTTCAGGAGAATAAGAATGAAGAACAAATATCAGCTCTGAACTTGATAATCTGCCTAGTCAGCAGGTAATGCAGCTTATGTACCGAAAACAGTGAATGTGTGAGGCTTCCATAGATGAGCCTCCTGAACTGCAAAGCTTTAATTGTGATAGGAACACTAAAAGAAGAGTTAGAAAGCAAAGGGTCTAACAACTCAGAACAAagtaaggaagatgctgcatTAGAGGTTTCTTACTGTGTTCCGCTTCTCTCCACTAGGTACTTTGATCAACGTGACTTGGCTGATGAGCCTTCCTAGACTATCAAGTATTTTGCTTTGCCATAGCGCAAACAGAATTATCAGAGTTAACAGCAAGACACTGCACTGTTCAGACCTGAAGTACTACACAACCCCTCAGAACAACCTCATGATAATACATTTGGGATGACTATGAATAACTTGAGCTGAGCTTTCGCATGAGATTGTCAGTGTCTCTCTTACAATCATCACCATCGTAGGAGAACGGTCAGTGAAATGTCTGGCATCATCTCTCAAGCGACCTTCACTGTGAACTATGTTCTTGGTTGGAAATATCTACCATCTGAGTAATCCTCTCAACACTGCTACTAGGTGAAGTCTGAAGTTACATTACAGATTATTGTTCTTTATCTACCACACACCTACTGAGgacttttttaataaaactgaaGTGGTTTAAAGAATGTTCTTAGACATTGTGGTTTTCCTCATTCATACTATTTAACAGCAGCTGCTTTATAGAAATCTACACAACTAGCTTGTTTTTTCAAGCTTTGGTTCCTTAAGCACTGCTAAGCAATCCAAATACAGGCAGTAACTTActgaaacaattattttagtgaaaCATACACGTTACTAGTTCCTGAGGAGTAATACTGTTTTTTTAGTGAACAGTTGCAGAAACCAGTGGAAAATCACATAGCTCCTGTCAATGCTTTTAAtagaagcatttaaaaaggagaacaaaCAAATACATAATCTAGcccatttatatattttatgtgGAGTGCTTTGCCAAGAGTATCTGCATCTGCTCAGTATGTACGTAACTCTCTTCAGTTCTCATTATCTTCcaacaattaaaaatatgtgttaAAGGAACTATGAATTGTGATGATGGCAGCAAATTGATGCATAGTATTAACTGACATGCTTCCTGTAGCAATAGCCACAGACAGTTATTAATAAACCTTTAATATGTCTTTGAATGATTGGCACTTTCGCATCTGGAATGGCaatctgttgtggttttggctggagtaaagttaattttcttcttagtagctGGTAGAGGGCTGTTTTGGatttaagacaaaaataatgttgataacacactgatggtttagttgttgctaagcagTGTTTATATCAAGCCaagaatttttcagtttttcacgCTGCCCTGCCAGCGTAGGCTGGGAGTGCACAACAAGCTGGGAAGGGACACAGGCAGGAGAGCTGACCGAAATGAGCATTCCATTTTCCCATACCAAGATGTAacatcatgctcagtatataaactAATGGGAACTGGCCAGGAGACACTGTGGCTTGAGGATTGcctgggcatcagtcagcaggtagGGAGCAGTTgtattgtgcatcacttgttttgtaTATTgtactattttttaatttttattttcccttcattttatttcctattaaactgtctttatatCAACCCACAAgttctatttttgttttttcctatcCCATTTGGGGCAGGAGGGTCTTGAGCAAGCAACTGTGTGGTGCTTAATTGCCGGCTGGGGTTAAGCCACGTCATAGTTTTCAGTTGAACAGCTGATCCCCACCAAGTACTGCACTACTGTACTTAATCTTTGCTAGTTCTGTAAAGAGTGGGATAGCATTCTGCTAGTTTAAGTTCTGCTCTTAAGGCTTACTAGAACTCATGACTCAGCTACGACTAATCTGAACTAGCATTCACAGTACCTCAAAATAACAGAATTTGGTCACATCTTAAGTATAATAACCCCCTGCTAATTGCATTTATAATCTATAGCTTACCAGCTTGTGACAGCTAGCTAGACAAGGCTTTATCCATTACAAACTTCACAGCTTCCCTTGAGCTTATGGAAAAACAGCTTCTGCTGTTCTTGCTGACCATGCAACTGGACAACAAACAGTTCTCCCACTACAGAAAGTATCTGCAACAGTCAAAGGTGCTATTTTTAACACGTTAGCTTTTCTTGTTAGCTTGTTCTTTACTGGTCTCAAAGTAGAAACTGAATCACTATCACGAGGCATTGTCAATTCTGGATAAACACCATTAAGTTTCCATTGCAATTCACTTGTCAGTAGAAGGTCTGAACCTGCCAACATGAAAGTCTTACAGCAAAATTCATTAAAAGTTTTAACAAGATGTTTTCATGCTTACCTACAGCAAGATATGTACTGTTATGCAAATCTTTTAACAAGTAGTATCTAGCAGACCTCAATGTCCTCAAGAGTTTTGGTGATGTCTTTACAGTTTCTTGCAGGCCTAATCATCTTCCTGCACACACTTCATTACAAAGCGAGTTGTCGCTAGCAATTAAAAACAATGACATTGAGTTTATGCACAAGAAGCTAAAACAATTTCCTTCTTTGGCCAGTAAAAATGATCTCAGCTATAAAATTATTCTGACACAAAAACCAGCTGACAATTTCAGGAAAGGAGAAACTGTTAAATTATGTAGAAGTAAGTTCTCTTACTGGCCTGTATCAGCCCTACAGAGAAACCGAGCCTCCAGTGAATAAAGGCTGTTGGTTTATGTGCTGATGGCTTCCTCAGAGTAATACAAAAGCAACTGCTGCCTCGCAGTTCAGAGTTAACAGGGGAAAGCAGTAGCTGGACATTCATTCATGTTAGGTGACACAAAACACATTAGTTCCTCATTCCAATGTAGTCTTGCTCAGGCTTTTACTCTGTTCTTAAAACGTGCCTCTGGCCCTCCGTATGTGCTGTTTTgacaactgaaatattttgctgaaaaCTGACAGTTTTTACCAGTGGATATGAATACCTTGGCATAGAACAAATTTCATACCAATAAAGAAGGACAGTGTTATTTT encodes:
- the GEMIN2 gene encoding gem-associated protein 2, coding for MEPGVEELMPRLLPVDDCDLAEDFDPTVPPRTPQEYLKRVQIEAARCPDVVVAQIDPKKLRKKQTINISISGCQPAPEGYSPTLKWQQQQVANFSAVRQSLNKHRNHWRSQHLDSNVTMPKSEDEEGWKKFCLGEKVYSEIDALSDNENLGIDYIRVGFPPLLSIVSRMSQATVTSVLEYLVGWFGEKKFTPELGRWFYALLACLEKPLLPEAHSLIRQLARRCSEVRVLEENKNEEQISALNLIICLVSRYFDQRDLADEPS